A genomic window from Streptomyces sp. HUAS YS2 includes:
- a CDS encoding fumarylacetoacetate hydrolase family protein has product MKLLRVGPAGAERPALLDQDGTLRDLSALVSDIDGGLLADESALDRIRAAAGAGVLPALDATGLRVGAPVGRIGKVVCIGLNYHDHAAETGAATPAEPVVFLKAPDTVVGPDDTVLVPRRSVKTDWEVELAVVIGRTARYLETDEQALAHVAGYAVSHDVSEREFQIERGGTWDKGKNCETFNPLGPWLVTADEVPDPQALSLKLWVNGELKQNGSTADQIFKVAEVVRYVSQFMTLYPGDVINTGTPAGVAMGQPEPKPYLRAGDVVELEVEGLGRQRQELKDA; this is encoded by the coding sequence ATGAAGCTGCTGCGCGTCGGACCGGCGGGCGCCGAGCGGCCCGCGCTGCTCGACCAGGACGGAACCCTCCGGGACCTCTCCGCCCTGGTGAGCGACATCGACGGAGGGCTGCTGGCCGACGAGTCCGCGCTCGATCGCATCCGGGCCGCGGCCGGTGCGGGCGTACTGCCCGCGCTGGACGCCACCGGGCTGCGCGTCGGCGCGCCGGTCGGCCGCATCGGCAAGGTCGTCTGTATCGGCCTGAACTACCACGACCACGCCGCCGAGACCGGCGCCGCGACGCCGGCCGAGCCGGTCGTGTTCCTGAAGGCCCCCGACACCGTCGTCGGCCCGGACGACACCGTGCTCGTACCGCGCCGCTCGGTGAAAACCGACTGGGAGGTCGAGCTGGCGGTCGTCATCGGCCGCACCGCACGCTACCTGGAGACCGACGAGCAGGCGCTCGCGCACGTAGCCGGGTACGCCGTCTCCCACGACGTCTCGGAGCGCGAGTTCCAGATCGAGCGCGGCGGCACCTGGGACAAGGGCAAGAACTGCGAGACCTTCAACCCGCTCGGGCCGTGGCTGGTCACCGCCGACGAGGTGCCGGACCCGCAGGCGCTCTCGCTCAAGCTCTGGGTCAACGGCGAGCTGAAGCAGAACGGCTCCACCGCCGACCAGATCTTCAAGGTCGCGGAGGTCGTCCGGTACGTCAGCCAGTTCATGACCCTGTACCCGGGTGACGTCATCAACACCGGCACCCCGGCGGGCGTCGCCATGGGGCAGCCGGAGCCCAAGCCGTACCTCCGCGCCGGTGATGTGGTGGAGCTCGAGGTCGAGGGGCTGGGGCGGCAGCGGCAGGAGCTCAAGGACGCGTGA
- a CDS encoding class E sortase → MLPQRNRTRVLVQRAPRTRSARALWASAELTVTFGVVVLLLVVHQVWWTNQQARAGARQQVQVLEEEFSRGVESSDVVPGSEAGAESGAESESEEVGGSSSSSSSSSSPPRRSSFAVLRIPALSLSVPVASGVGRRAVLDKGFVGQYPRTAAPGAAGNFALAGHRNTHGEPFRYINRLRKGDEIRVRTKQREYVYVVDRILARTSPRDTGVIAPVPRSLVHPSSGYDEPGSYLTLTTCTPEFSSAYRLVIWAKLRL, encoded by the coding sequence GTGCTGCCGCAACGGAATCGGACCCGGGTCCTCGTGCAGCGGGCGCCACGGACCCGAAGCGCTCGCGCCCTCTGGGCCTCCGCCGAGCTCACCGTCACCTTCGGGGTCGTCGTCCTGCTCCTCGTCGTCCATCAGGTGTGGTGGACCAACCAGCAGGCGCGCGCCGGCGCCCGTCAGCAGGTTCAGGTGTTGGAGGAGGAGTTCTCGCGGGGCGTGGAGTCGTCGGATGTGGTGCCTGGTTCGGAGGCCGGTGCGGAGTCCGGTGCGGAGTCGGAGTCGGAGGAGGTCGGGGGCTCGTCGTCCTCCTCCTCGTCCTCGTCGTCTCCTCCGCGGCGGTCCTCCTTCGCCGTCCTCCGTATCCCCGCCCTCTCCCTCTCCGTCCCCGTCGCCTCCGGCGTCGGGCGGCGGGCCGTGCTCGACAAGGGGTTCGTCGGGCAGTACCCCCGTACCGCCGCGCCCGGCGCTGCCGGGAACTTCGCGCTCGCCGGGCATCGCAACACCCACGGCGAGCCCTTCCGGTACATCAACCGGCTCCGCAAGGGCGACGAGATCCGGGTCCGGACCAAGCAGCGCGAGTACGTGTACGTCGTCGACCGGATCCTCGCCCGCACCTCGCCCCGCGACACCGGCGTCATCGCACCCGTCCCCCGCAGCCTCGTCCACCCCTCCTCCGGGTACGACGAGCCCGGCTCGTATCTGACCCTCACCACCTGCACCCCGGAGTTCTCTTCCGCCTATCGGCTTGTCATCTGGGCTAAGCTCCGTTTGTAG
- a CDS encoding type II toxin-antitoxin system VapB family antitoxin: MSRTVIDLDDQMVAEAMRIYGTTIKAKAVRMAMEDAVKRHLRREFAEAVKSGELDFSEIVDATGPKEGAALNGGTTGRTAA, translated from the coding sequence CGTAATCGACCTGGACGACCAGATGGTCGCGGAAGCAATGCGCATCTACGGCACGACCATAAAAGCCAAAGCTGTCCGCATGGCGATGGAAGACGCCGTCAAGCGCCACCTGCGCCGGGAGTTCGCGGAGGCCGTCAAGAGCGGTGAACTCGATTTCAGCGAGATCGTCGACGCCACCGGGCCGAAGGAAGGCGCTGCACTCAACGGTGGTACGACCGGCCGGACCGCCGCGTGA
- a CDS encoding SEC-C domain-containing protein, whose product MRPDTPADHTTEAERLLRTAATYPEDHEPLLLRAAAHLELAGDRARATDLYDTLLGSTPSNPTLIRALKAANLWEYGHEAEARAIIEGVRAQVPQDAAPWEIIAETLEAHDELEASEATFTQAAELLADGEDEDYATQSLLTSRHRVRRMLALEHDAWDHRADALHTGAVPLDELHDPKRLWSLGSDDPAELQAEITRLRSELGSYRTALSRPFPVAVLHWPEAELDELVASYPELEAEYPTYAAHLTDLEASLRELQAAGTPNLGIVPATVPSYEAFAASESSTPANPDLLPQYATTLAARGRATAWPPARTAACWCGSGRTYGECHGAD is encoded by the coding sequence ATGCGCCCCGACACGCCTGCCGACCACACCACCGAAGCCGAGCGTCTGCTGCGGACCGCGGCGACGTACCCGGAGGACCACGAGCCGCTGCTCCTGAGGGCCGCGGCCCATCTGGAGCTCGCGGGCGACCGCGCCCGCGCGACGGACCTGTACGACACGCTCCTGGGCTCCACGCCGTCGAACCCCACCCTGATCAGAGCACTGAAGGCCGCGAACCTGTGGGAGTACGGCCACGAGGCGGAGGCAAGGGCGATCATCGAAGGCGTCAGGGCGCAGGTCCCGCAGGACGCGGCCCCCTGGGAGATCATCGCGGAGACGCTGGAGGCCCACGACGAGCTGGAGGCGTCGGAGGCCACGTTCACGCAGGCGGCGGAGCTGCTGGCGGACGGGGAGGACGAGGACTACGCCACCCAGTCCCTCCTGACCTCCCGGCACCGGGTGAGGCGGATGCTGGCCCTGGAGCACGACGCGTGGGACCACCGGGCGGACGCCCTGCACACGGGGGCGGTCCCCCTGGACGAACTGCACGACCCGAAGCGCCTGTGGTCCCTGGGCTCGGACGACCCGGCGGAGCTCCAGGCCGAGATCACCCGCCTCCGCAGCGAACTGGGCTCGTACCGCACGGCCCTGTCCCGCCCGTTCCCGGTGGCGGTCCTGCACTGGCCGGAGGCGGAACTGGACGAACTCGTCGCCTCGTACCCGGAACTGGAAGCCGAATACCCCACGTACGCGGCCCACCTCACGGACCTGGAAGCCTCCCTCCGCGAACTCCAGGCCGCCGGCACCCCCAACCTGGGCATCGTCCCGGCCACGGTCCCCTCCTACGAAGCCTTCGCCGCCTCGGAATCCTCCACCCCGGCCAACCCGGACCTCCTCCCCCAATACGCCACGACACTGGCCGCCCGAGGCCGAGCCACGGCATGGCCCCCAGCCCGCACGGCAGCGTGCTGGTGCGGCTCGGGAAGGACGTACGGGGAGTGCCACGGCGCGGACTGA
- a CDS encoding DUF6412 domain-containing protein, which translates to MLDVVRTRPIALLLFVLAVAEALLVDGSALSAVAVVLAAAAAGVLAVGRLAPAVPPTRVRTAIRDREQRTAFLPQRDPDASGRRRPRAPGRLLPTTA; encoded by the coding sequence ATGCTCGACGTCGTTCGTACGCGGCCGATCGCCCTGCTGCTCTTCGTGCTCGCCGTCGCCGAGGCCCTTCTCGTCGACGGGTCCGCGCTCTCCGCCGTCGCCGTCGTCCTCGCCGCTGCCGCGGCGGGCGTCCTCGCCGTCGGCCGGCTCGCCCCCGCCGTCCCGCCCACCCGGGTACGGACCGCCATCCGCGACCGCGAGCAACGCACCGCCTTCCTACCGCAGCGCGACCCCGACGCCTCGGGCCGTCGCAGGCCCCGAGCCCCCGGACGTCTCCTCCCGACGACCGCTTAG
- a CDS encoding DUF3427 domain-containing protein codes for MTGWNDTSGPTAGLYEQLITLRLEGQLQGMAARGWHAVDGVIGPESSPHVIARHVAETTRRILEWLPEAERVHAANHILESMNSIEGAREWVDLVAEGPRQLLAIAEQEAKGVYRIRPATPLSDTALITNSPEDPSLGFELRAELATADRVDLLCAFVKWHGLRVIEQSLEAAHARGVPIRVITTTYIGATERRALDRLVQRFNAEVKVNYELRSTRLHAKAWLFRRNSGYDTAYVGSSNLSKAALLDGLEWNVRLSSVATPDVLRKFEATFDSYWSDASFELYHPDQDAGRLDEALQLAGRGTSSDSGRQLTLSGLEVRPYPHQRDMLERLEVEREVHDRHHNLLVAATGTGKTVMAALDYKRLRQKYGRDLRLLFVAHRQEILRQSLRTYQDVLVDANFGEEFHSGLVPDDWKHVFASVQSLHARALERFTPDHFDVIVIDEFHHGVSPTYRKIIDHFAPRELLGLTATPERMDGRTIQDEFFEGRIAAEMRLWEALENDLLSPFHYFGITDSTDMSAVAWKRGSYDAAALGELFTGNEARARLVVQAVRDKVADPGSMRALGFCVSVSHAHYMAEVFRRAGLRAVALSGESPREERRSALAALSSGELQVIFSVDLFNEGLDIPDVDTLLLLRPTSSATVFLQQLGRGLRRSEGKAVLTVLDFIGHHRKEFRFEEQFRALTNLTRNRLLAHIEHDFPQLPSGCQIILESKAKETVIDNIRSQISVNVTQLAREVRRYGESRLSTYLRESGRELKEIYRGNGNSWTGLLRRAGILPTSSPEGEEALLKRVSAFLHVDDPRRAATYTRLLEDNAPTYASLNELDRSYARMFFFSLWPLGGNFSSYQDALDSLQPHEAFRDELRQVLAYALDHTDHVPIPLLGDLAELPLTVHASYSREEILPALGQSYIGGFMPGHFREGVKWCEDIETDALFITLEKDEKDFSPQTRYRDYALSDTLFHWESQNQTSDTSPTGIRYRTHEANGSHVLLFVRRYKKTDIGGPQPWMLLGPAEFVDSKGSKPMGITWKVQHEIPADVLSYSAITAG; via the coding sequence ATGACCGGTTGGAACGACACCAGTGGGCCGACAGCGGGGCTCTACGAGCAGCTGATCACGCTGCGGCTGGAGGGCCAGCTCCAGGGCATGGCCGCGCGGGGCTGGCATGCGGTTGACGGTGTCATCGGCCCCGAGTCATCGCCTCACGTCATCGCACGGCACGTAGCAGAAACGACACGGCGCATCCTGGAATGGCTGCCTGAGGCGGAACGGGTCCACGCGGCCAATCACATCCTCGAGTCGATGAACAGCATTGAGGGTGCGCGCGAGTGGGTCGACCTCGTTGCTGAGGGCCCGCGCCAGCTTTTGGCCATCGCTGAGCAGGAGGCCAAGGGGGTCTACCGGATCAGACCGGCGACGCCGCTTTCCGATACGGCGCTCATCACGAACTCCCCTGAAGACCCCAGCCTGGGCTTCGAGCTGCGCGCCGAGCTGGCCACAGCTGATCGCGTCGACCTGCTCTGCGCTTTCGTAAAGTGGCACGGACTTCGTGTCATCGAGCAGTCCCTCGAAGCAGCCCATGCACGGGGCGTTCCCATTCGCGTCATCACGACGACCTATATCGGCGCCACGGAACGCAGGGCACTCGACCGCTTGGTCCAGAGGTTCAACGCCGAGGTGAAGGTCAACTACGAGCTCCGATCGACGCGACTGCACGCCAAGGCATGGCTCTTCCGGCGCAACAGCGGCTACGACACGGCCTACGTCGGCAGCTCGAACCTCTCCAAGGCCGCTCTTCTCGACGGCCTTGAGTGGAACGTCCGTCTCTCCTCCGTTGCCACTCCGGACGTGCTGCGCAAGTTTGAGGCCACCTTCGACTCCTACTGGAGCGATGCGTCCTTCGAGCTCTACCACCCGGACCAGGACGCTGGACGCCTTGACGAGGCACTCCAGTTGGCCGGCCGCGGCACCTCCTCGGATTCGGGACGCCAACTCACCCTCTCTGGCCTCGAGGTGCGCCCGTACCCCCATCAGCGGGACATGCTGGAGCGGCTGGAGGTGGAACGGGAAGTCCACGACCGCCATCACAACCTGTTGGTGGCGGCAACAGGGACGGGCAAGACCGTCATGGCCGCGCTCGACTACAAGCGACTTCGCCAGAAGTACGGGCGGGATCTCCGCTTGCTGTTCGTCGCGCACCGGCAAGAAATCCTTCGCCAGTCACTCCGCACCTACCAGGACGTACTCGTCGACGCCAACTTCGGCGAAGAGTTCCATAGCGGACTGGTCCCGGACGACTGGAAGCACGTCTTCGCCAGCGTTCAATCTCTGCACGCGCGTGCCCTTGAACGATTCACGCCGGATCACTTCGACGTCATCGTCATCGATGAGTTCCACCACGGTGTGTCCCCCACCTACCGGAAGATCATCGATCACTTCGCGCCTCGGGAGCTCCTCGGGCTGACCGCCACCCCGGAGCGGATGGACGGCCGCACCATCCAGGACGAGTTCTTCGAGGGGCGCATCGCCGCCGAGATGCGCCTGTGGGAAGCGCTGGAGAACGACCTCCTCAGCCCGTTCCATTACTTCGGCATCACGGACAGCACCGACATGAGCGCGGTCGCCTGGAAGCGAGGCTCCTACGATGCCGCCGCGCTCGGCGAGCTGTTCACCGGGAACGAAGCGCGCGCTCGTCTGGTCGTCCAGGCCGTACGGGACAAGGTGGCGGACCCAGGTTCAATGCGGGCCCTCGGGTTCTGCGTCTCCGTCTCCCACGCGCACTACATGGCAGAGGTCTTCCGTCGTGCCGGCCTCAGAGCCGTAGCGCTCTCCGGCGAGTCTCCACGAGAGGAGCGTCGGTCCGCCCTCGCGGCTCTGAGCTCCGGAGAGCTCCAAGTGATCTTCTCCGTCGACCTCTTCAACGAGGGCTTGGACATCCCCGACGTCGACACCCTGCTGCTCCTGCGCCCCACGTCCAGCGCCACGGTCTTTCTGCAGCAGCTGGGTCGCGGACTTCGCCGGAGCGAGGGCAAGGCCGTACTGACCGTCCTGGACTTCATCGGTCACCATCGCAAGGAGTTCCGCTTCGAGGAACAGTTCCGCGCTCTCACCAACCTGACGCGCAACCGGCTGCTCGCACACATCGAGCATGACTTCCCGCAGCTGCCCTCCGGCTGCCAGATCATCCTTGAGTCCAAGGCCAAGGAAACGGTCATCGACAACATTCGCAGCCAGATCAGCGTCAACGTCACGCAGCTGGCTCGTGAAGTCCGGCGTTACGGCGAGTCTCGCCTGTCGACGTACCTGCGGGAAAGCGGGCGCGAACTCAAAGAGATCTACCGCGGCAACGGCAACTCCTGGACGGGCCTCCTCCGTCGCGCGGGGATCTTGCCGACGTCGAGCCCTGAGGGAGAAGAGGCCCTCCTGAAGCGCGTCTCCGCTTTCCTCCACGTCGACGACCCGCGCCGGGCCGCCACGTACACCCGGCTCCTCGAAGACAACGCCCCGACGTACGCCTCGCTCAACGAGCTCGACCGCAGCTACGCCCGCATGTTCTTCTTTTCGCTGTGGCCGCTGGGCGGCAACTTCTCCAGCTATCAGGACGCGCTGGACTCACTGCAGCCCCACGAGGCGTTTCGAGACGAGCTCCGTCAGGTCTTGGCGTACGCGCTCGACCACACCGATCACGTCCCGATCCCCCTCCTCGGAGACCTCGCCGAGCTGCCCCTGACCGTCCACGCGTCCTACAGCCGCGAGGAAATCCTGCCGGCGTTGGGCCAGTCGTACATCGGCGGCTTCATGCCGGGCCACTTCCGCGAGGGGGTGAAGTGGTGCGAGGACATCGAGACCGACGCGCTGTTCATCACCTTGGAGAAGGACGAGAAGGACTTCTCCCCACAGACCCGCTACCGGGACTACGCCCTCAGCGACACGCTGTTCCACTGGGAATCGCAGAACCAGACGTCAGATACGTCCCCGACCGGGATCCGATACCGGACCCACGAGGCGAACGGCTCCCACGTCCTCCTCTTCGTCCGCCGCTACAAGAAGACCGACATCGGCGGCCCCCAGCCGTGGATGCTCCTGGGCCCAGCCGAGTTCGTCGACTCCAAGGGCAGCAAGCCGATGGGCATCACCTGGAAGGTCCAGCACGAGATTCCCGCCGACGTCTTGTCCTACTCAGCCATCACGGCGGGCTGA
- a CDS encoding PIN domain nuclease, with protein sequence MTELFLADKSALARWNQTAVAAVLDDLDERGLLAICAPVEWEMVYSARNKAESERIRLLLYGFDLLPVPDEVWDRTLEVQREALSRGVHRSLSMADLLIAATAERHGATVLHYDDDYDAIASITGQATRWVVGPGTADR encoded by the coding sequence GTGACCGAACTGTTCCTTGCGGACAAGTCCGCGCTCGCCCGCTGGAACCAGACCGCAGTGGCAGCGGTACTGGACGACCTGGACGAACGCGGTCTGCTGGCCATCTGCGCCCCCGTCGAATGGGAGATGGTCTACAGCGCCCGCAACAAGGCGGAGTCGGAGCGGATCAGGCTCCTGCTCTACGGATTCGATCTGCTCCCCGTTCCGGACGAGGTATGGGACCGCACTCTCGAGGTGCAGCGTGAGGCGCTCTCCCGCGGCGTGCATCGCTCACTGTCGATGGCCGATCTACTGATCGCCGCCACGGCCGAGCGCCATGGGGCGACAGTGCTGCACTACGACGACGACTACGACGCCATCGCCTCCATCACCGGACAGGCGACACGATGGGTCGTCGGCCCGGGCACCGCAGATCGGTGA
- a CDS encoding YidC/Oxa1 family membrane protein insertase: MSVFASLFEHFADLFQPLFGSASTAAAIVLFTALVRLALHPLARAAARGQKARVRLAPEMAELRTRHAKNPERLQKEVLALHKRENVSPLAGCLPSVLQLPAFFLLFHLFSGERLAGHSLFAAPLGGHWSEALAHGGPFGPAGLVYVALFAVVAAVATFTYRRAKRDASLTEAVPGPAAAGVARVLPLLSYGTLITVAVVPLAAALYVVTSTLWTAVERAFLYRDVKRGAKPDTSSGSPSDTSSGSSPDTYPDAQAATAR; the protein is encoded by the coding sequence ATGTCCGTTTTCGCCTCGCTCTTCGAGCACTTCGCCGACCTGTTCCAGCCGCTCTTCGGCTCCGCCTCCACCGCCGCCGCCATCGTGCTGTTCACCGCGCTCGTACGGCTCGCCCTGCACCCCCTCGCCCGCGCCGCCGCCCGCGGCCAGAAGGCGCGGGTGCGGCTCGCGCCGGAGATGGCCGAGCTGCGCACCCGGCACGCCAAGAACCCGGAGCGGCTGCAGAAGGAGGTCTTGGCGCTGCACAAGCGGGAGAACGTCTCCCCGCTCGCCGGCTGCCTCCCGAGCGTGCTCCAGCTGCCCGCCTTCTTCCTGCTCTTCCACCTGTTCTCCGGCGAGCGGCTCGCCGGGCACAGCCTCTTCGCCGCCCCGCTCGGCGGCCACTGGTCCGAGGCGCTGGCGCACGGCGGACCCTTCGGGCCGGCCGGGCTGGTGTACGTGGCGCTGTTCGCCGTCGTCGCCGCCGTCGCCACGTTCACGTACCGGCGGGCCAAGCGGGACGCCTCGCTCACCGAGGCCGTGCCGGGGCCTGCCGCCGCCGGCGTCGCCCGCGTCCTGCCGCTGCTCTCGTACGGGACCCTGATCACCGTCGCCGTCGTTCCGCTCGCTGCCGCGCTCTACGTCGTGACGAGCACCTTGTGGACGGCCGTCGAGCGGGCGTTCTTGTACCGGGACGTGAAGCGGGGCGCGAAGCCGGACACGTCTTCGGGCTCTCCCTCGGACACGTCCTCGGGCTCGTCCCCGGACACGTATCCGGACGCTCAGGCGGCTACCGCCCGGTAA